Proteins encoded within one genomic window of Ailuropoda melanoleuca isolate Jingjing chromosome 16, ASM200744v2, whole genome shotgun sequence:
- the LOC100483022 gene encoding vitamin D 25-hydroxylase, whose protein sequence is MRMTKMGGLLNSRYGRGWIDHRKLAVNSFRYFGYGQKSFESKILEETKFFTDVIETYKGRPFDFKQLITNAVSNITNLIIFGERFTYEDTDFQHMIELFSENVELAASASVFLYNAFPWIGILPFGKHQQLFRNAAVVYDFLSRLIEKASINRKPQSPQHFVDAYLDEMDQGKNDPSCTFSKENLIFSVGELIIAGTETTTNVLRWAILFMALYPNIQGQVQKEIDLIMGPIGKPCWDDKSKMPYTEAVLHEVLRFCNIVPLGIFHATSEDAVVRGYSIPKGTTVITNLYSVHFDEKYWRNPEIFSPERFLDNSGYFAKKEALVPFSLGKRHCLGEQLARMEMFLFFTALLQQFHLHFPHGLVPDLKPRLGMTLQPQPYLICAERR, encoded by the exons ATGAGGATGACAAAAATGGGAG ggttaCTCAATTCCAGATATGGCAGAGGATGGATTGATCACAGAAAATTAGCTGTAAATAGCTTTCGCTATTTTGGATATGGCCAAAAGTCTTTTGAAtctaaaatcttagaagaaaccAAATTTTTTACTGATGTTATTGAAACATACAAAGGTAGACCTTTTGACtttaaacagttaataacaaatgCTGTTTCAAACATAACCAATCTGATCATTTTTGGAGAACGATTCACTTATGAAGACACTGATTTTCAGCACATGATTGAGTTATTTAGTGAAAATGTGGAACTGGCTGCCAGTGCCTCGGTCTTCCTGTATAATGCCTTTCCATGGATTGGCATCTTACCTTTTGGAAAACATCAACAGCTATTTAGAAATGCAGCTGTGGTCTATGATTTTCTCTCCAGGCTTATTGAAAAAGCTTCCATCAACAGAAAGCCTCAGTCACCTCAGCATTTTGTCGATGCTTATTTAGATGAGATGGATCAAGGTAAAAATGACCCATCATGtactttctccaaagaaaacctCATTTTTTCCGTGGGTGAACTCATCATTGCGGGAACCGAAACTACAACCAATGTGCTACGGTGGGCAATTCTTTTCATGGCCCTTTATCCCAACATTCAAG GACAAGTTCAGAAAGAGATCGATTTAATTATGGGTCCCATTGGGAAGCCTTGTTGGGATGACAAAAGCAAAATGCCTTATACGGAGGCAGTTCTGCACGAAGTTTTAAGGTTCTGTAATATCGTGCCATTAGGGATTTTCCACGCAACCTCTGAAGACGCAGTCGTACGTGGTTATTCCATTCCTAAAGGCACAACAGTAATTACCAACCTTTATTCCGTACACTTTGATGAAAAGTACTGGAGAAACCCAGAAATATTCTCTCCTGAGCGATTTCTGGACAACAGTGGATATTTTGCCAAGAAGGAGGCTTTGGTTCCTTTTTCCCTAG gGAAAAGACATTGCCTCGGAGAGCAGCTGGCTCGGATGGAGATGTTCCTGTTTTTCACAGCATTGCTCCAGCAGTTTCACTTGCATTTCCCGCACGGGCTGGTTCCAGATCTGAAGCCCAGATTAGGCATGACATTGCAACCCCAGCCCTACCTCATCTGTGCAGAAAGACGCTGA